The proteins below are encoded in one region of Methanosarcina barkeri 3:
- a CDS encoding polysaccharide deacetylase family protein, translating to MSLMYELLKKNQDLWDLFTRKEEYYPEKLDKHQRFLFSEKYLRNASEPEVSRYLIENGMQVEFPENQTFAVCLTHDVDDIYPPLSHSLLSSAYSFKRLNFKDSANQLLWKLKGIDHSPYLNFSKIMDIEASFEAKSSFYFITSEIDPIRFRYDIEDIEHHLGEILDRGGEVGLHGGYYSYDSPEKIKKEKQRLEGVLGKKVIGFRNHYLRFKTPDSWEILTDAGFSYDSTFGYYDCAGFRNGMCHPFSPYNLDRGKEIDILEIPLVVMDVALFATSKSFEEAWERTKNLIDTTASFNGVITLLWHNFVFGCSFRNDWAKLYEKVLQYCFDKGAWMTSGEEIFRWWADRN from the coding sequence ATGAGTCTTATGTATGAATTACTGAAGAAAAATCAGGATTTATGGGATCTTTTCACCCGAAAAGAAGAGTATTATCCTGAAAAGCTGGATAAACACCAGCGTTTCCTTTTCTCTGAAAAATATCTCCGAAACGCTTCTGAGCCTGAGGTATCCAGATATCTTATAGAAAATGGGATGCAGGTTGAATTCCCTGAAAATCAAACATTTGCTGTTTGTTTGACTCATGATGTAGATGATATTTACCCACCTCTTTCACATAGCTTGTTGTCATCAGCTTACAGTTTTAAACGGTTAAATTTTAAGGATTCTGCAAATCAGTTACTATGGAAACTGAAGGGAATAGACCACTCCCCTTACCTCAACTTTTCTAAAATTATGGATATTGAAGCCAGCTTTGAAGCAAAGTCCTCTTTTTATTTCATTACTTCAGAAATTGATCCAATAAGATTCAGGTATGATATTGAAGACATAGAACATCATTTGGGAGAAATTTTAGACAGGGGAGGGGAGGTTGGTCTTCACGGAGGTTACTATTCATACGACAGCCCTGAAAAAATAAAAAAAGAAAAACAAAGACTTGAAGGCGTTCTGGGTAAAAAAGTAATAGGTTTTCGTAATCATTACTTAAGGTTCAAAACTCCAGACTCTTGGGAAATACTTACAGATGCCGGTTTTAGTTATGACTCCACTTTCGGGTACTATGATTGTGCGGGCTTCAGGAACGGAATGTGCCATCCTTTCAGTCCATATAACCTTGACAGAGGAAAAGAAATAGATATTCTCGAAATCCCACTTGTCGTTATGGACGTTGCGCTTTTTGCTACTTCAAAATCTTTCGAGGAGGCCTGGGAGCGCACAAAAAATCTGATTGATACTACAGCAAGCTTCAACGGTGTTATTACACTGCTATGGCATAATTTCGTATTTGGTTGCAGTTTCCGAAACGATTGGGCAAAGTTGTACGAGAAAGTGCTTCAGTACTGCTTCGACAAAGGAGCCTGGATGACAAGCGGAGAAGAAATTTTCAGGTGGTGGGCAGATCGAAACTGA
- a CDS encoding NAD-dependent epimerase/dehydratase family protein, giving the protein MAAKNKILVTGGAGFIGSHLVDRLIEKGGQVTVFDNMSSGKMEFIEKHLENPDFTLIKGDLLNQEAIEKACKGIDFIFHVAANPDVKLGASDTRIHLNQNIMATYNLLEAMRKNNTEKIAFTSTSTVYGEASIMPTPEDYGPLIPISLYGASKLACEALITSYSHTFDMQAWIFRFANIVGPRSTHGITVDFVKKLRKNSNLLEILGDGKQEKSYLHVLECIDAILFVIENNKEKVNIFNIGSEDTISVIEIGKAVIEEMGLSNVKFTYTGGNRGWKGDVPRMRLGIEKMKNLGWKPVYTSERSIRETARALLDKKLVE; this is encoded by the coding sequence ATGGCTGCAAAGAATAAAATACTTGTGACAGGGGGAGCCGGTTTTATAGGAAGCCACCTTGTAGACCGCCTTATAGAAAAGGGAGGCCAGGTCACTGTTTTTGATAATATGAGTTCAGGAAAAATGGAATTTATAGAAAAGCATCTTGAAAACCCGGACTTTACCCTGATAAAAGGAGACCTGCTTAACCAGGAGGCGATAGAGAAAGCCTGTAAAGGTATTGATTTTATTTTTCATGTAGCTGCGAATCCTGATGTCAAGCTTGGAGCCTCCGATACAAGAATTCACCTAAATCAGAATATTATGGCAACCTATAATCTTCTGGAAGCAATGAGGAAAAACAATACTGAAAAAATTGCATTTACTTCCACCTCGACAGTTTATGGGGAAGCGAGTATTATGCCTACTCCAGAAGATTACGGCCCTCTTATTCCTATATCTCTTTACGGTGCCTCAAAACTAGCCTGTGAAGCCTTGATTACTTCGTATTCTCATACTTTCGATATGCAGGCCTGGATATTTCGCTTCGCAAATATTGTAGGCCCACGTAGTACACATGGAATTACGGTTGATTTTGTAAAGAAACTACGAAAAAACTCTAATTTACTGGAAATCCTGGGTGATGGCAAGCAAGAAAAATCCTACCTCCACGTGTTAGAGTGTATTGACGCAATATTGTTTGTAATTGAGAACAATAAAGAAAAAGTAAATATCTTTAATATCGGTTCCGAGGACACTATTAGTGTCATAGAGATAGGAAAGGCTGTTATAGAAGAAATGGGTCTTTCTAATGTCAAATTTACCTATACCGGAGGAAATAGAGGCTGGAAAGGTGATGTGCCAAGGATGAGATTAGGGATTGAAAAAATGAAGAACTTGGGCTGGAAGCCGGTCTATACATCGGAGAGAAGTATTAGAGAAACAGCAAGGGCATTACTTGATAAAAAGTTAGTAGAATAA
- the galU gene encoding UTP--glucose-1-phosphate uridylyltransferase GalU — protein MTVKKALIPAAGLGTRFLPATKSMPKEMLPIIDTPVIQYVVEEAIASGIEDIIIITGRGKRAIEDYFDDSPELEMHLAKKHDSELLKLVRDVSSLVDIHYIRQKEPNGLGDAVLRAENHIGDEPFAVLLGDDIIVNDKPCTAQLIDNFEKYGRSTLAVEEVPREKLSSYGIIKGKPLNNSLYVLEDIVEKPSPENAPSNLGAIGRYVFTPEIFDCIKEAGTGVGNEIQLTDGIRVLNRSQMIYACRFKGKRFDTGDRLGYVKSIVDFALENENLRENVLEYLREILVAVEEPSDKSDL, from the coding sequence TTGACCGTTAAAAAAGCGCTTATTCCAGCAGCTGGCCTTGGGACCCGTTTCCTACCTGCCACCAAATCAATGCCAAAAGAGATGCTTCCCATTATTGATACACCTGTGATCCAGTATGTTGTAGAGGAAGCTATTGCCTCGGGAATTGAAGATATAATCATTATTACAGGCAGGGGGAAACGAGCAATTGAGGACTATTTCGACGATTCTCCTGAACTCGAAATGCATCTTGCGAAAAAACATGACAGTGAACTTCTAAAACTTGTCCGGGACGTTTCTTCCCTTGTTGATATTCACTACATCCGCCAGAAAGAGCCTAACGGGCTCGGAGATGCGGTTCTCAGGGCAGAAAACCATATTGGGGACGAACCTTTCGCCGTGCTTCTAGGAGACGATATTATTGTGAATGACAAGCCCTGCACTGCCCAGCTCATAGATAATTTTGAAAAATATGGGAGATCCACGCTTGCAGTGGAAGAAGTTCCTCGTGAAAAATTAAGTAGCTACGGAATTATAAAGGGTAAGCCTCTTAATAATTCCCTCTACGTACTTGAGGACATTGTCGAAAAACCGTCACCTGAAAATGCTCCCTCCAATCTGGGAGCAATAGGTCGCTATGTTTTCACTCCTGAAATATTTGACTGTATAAAAGAAGCCGGAACAGGAGTAGGAAATGAAATCCAGCTAACTGATGGGATTCGGGTTCTTAACAGGTCGCAAATGATCTACGCATGCAGGTTCAAAGGAAAAAGATTCGATACAGGAGACAGGTTGGGGTACGTGAAATCAATAGTAGATTTTGCTCTTGAGAATGAAAATCTTAGAGAAAACGTACTTGAGTACTTAAGAGAAATTCTAGTCGCGGTAGAGGAACCTTCAGACAAATCAGACTTATAA
- a CDS encoding DUF354 domain-containing protein, which yields MRVLVDIGHPAHVHFFKNTIWSLEKKGHQVMVVSRDKDVVIELLNAYGIQHTVLSKVKPGKINLLEEWFIREFKTFKITQQFDPDVFIGILSPAIAQVAWIQRKKSIIFNDTEHAVLAQKLTYPFCDIICTPSCYLKNEGRKQIRYCGYHELAYLHPSYFTPRPEILKDIGVEKGEPFTILRFVSWGAHHDVGQHGIKNKVALIQEAEKYGKVFITSEGPLETEFEKYRIWVSPEKIHHLLYYATLYVGEGATMAVESAILGTPSIYISTLAGTMGNFSELEKKYGLLFNYSDSQSSLTKITELFKDSELKKTWSLKRAALLRDKINVTEFVVKLIESLPEKKSGLSLSSVSDESYV from the coding sequence TTGAGAGTTCTTGTCGATATAGGGCATCCAGCCCATGTTCATTTTTTTAAAAACACTATATGGAGTCTTGAGAAAAAAGGGCATCAAGTAATGGTAGTCTCGCGAGACAAGGATGTAGTAATAGAGCTCTTGAACGCTTATGGAATTCAGCATACTGTTTTGAGTAAAGTAAAACCAGGAAAGATCAATTTACTTGAAGAATGGTTTATAAGAGAGTTCAAAACTTTTAAAATTACTCAACAGTTTGATCCTGATGTTTTTATAGGTATCCTTTCTCCAGCTATAGCTCAAGTAGCCTGGATACAACGGAAAAAATCCATAATTTTTAACGACACCGAACACGCAGTATTGGCGCAGAAGTTAACCTATCCCTTTTGTGACATAATCTGTACTCCTTCATGCTATCTAAAAAATGAAGGACGAAAACAGATAAGGTATTGTGGGTATCATGAACTGGCTTATCTTCATCCATCTTATTTTACTCCTCGTCCTGAAATTCTGAAAGATATTGGGGTAGAGAAAGGGGAGCCTTTTACAATCCTTCGCTTCGTTTCATGGGGTGCGCACCATGATGTAGGCCAACACGGAATCAAAAATAAAGTAGCACTTATTCAGGAGGCCGAAAAATATGGAAAAGTATTCATAACTTCAGAAGGCCCCCTGGAAACAGAGTTTGAGAAGTATAGAATCTGGGTCTCCCCAGAAAAAATTCATCACTTGCTCTATTATGCCACTCTATATGTAGGTGAAGGAGCAACGATGGCTGTTGAGAGTGCAATTCTGGGAACTCCATCAATTTATATCTCCACTCTTGCAGGAACGATGGGGAACTTTTCTGAACTCGAGAAGAAATACGGTTTACTTTTTAACTACAGCGACTCGCAATCTTCCCTTACAAAAATTACAGAACTTTTCAAAGATTCGGAACTTAAGAAAACCTGGAGCCTGAAAAGAGCTGCTCTTCTCAGGGATAAAATCAATGTTACAGAGTTCGTGGTCAAACTCATAGAAAGTCTTCCTGAAAAAAAATCTGGACTTTCTTTATCTTCAGTTTCGGATGAGTCTTATGTATGA
- a CDS encoding UDP-glucose/GDP-mannose dehydrogenase family protein — translation MKISVIGSGYVGSVTAACFAEVGHEVVCVDVDKKKMDQINAGISPIYEEGLGELLQKYAGKSLTATTDYEYAIMNTDISFICVGTPSAEDGSIDLSIVRAATASIGAVLAKKEGYHVVVVKSTVVPETTEKFVLPILEEISGKIAGKDFGVAMNPEFLREGKAVYDFMHPDKIVVGAIDKKSGDLVSELYRTFKCEVTRTSLSTAEMIKYANNSLLATKISFANEIGNICKRLNVDTYEVMEAVGKDSRISPKFLNSGAGFGGSCFPKDVKALIGKAKEIGYSPDLLESVIAVNEKQPILMTEILQKKIGSLTGKKIAVLGLAFKNDTDDIRESRAIPVIAELLRLGAEVSAYDPMATENMKRIFPTIEYSEKAKDALKSADACLVMTEWDEFNKLDSEFEGMKEKIVIDGRRIVKAKNIDCEGLCW, via the coding sequence ATGAAAATTTCCGTTATAGGGTCAGGATATGTGGGCTCGGTCACGGCCGCATGTTTTGCAGAAGTCGGGCATGAAGTAGTCTGCGTAGATGTCGACAAGAAAAAGATGGATCAGATAAACGCAGGCATTTCTCCGATATATGAAGAAGGACTTGGAGAGCTTTTGCAAAAGTATGCCGGAAAAAGTCTCACTGCAACCACTGACTATGAATATGCGATCATGAATACGGACATTTCCTTTATCTGTGTAGGAACTCCTTCTGCAGAAGATGGAAGCATAGACCTTTCAATCGTTCGTGCAGCAACAGCAAGTATAGGGGCAGTACTGGCAAAGAAAGAGGGATACCATGTAGTAGTCGTTAAAAGCACAGTTGTGCCCGAGACAACTGAAAAATTTGTCCTTCCTATTCTTGAAGAAATTTCAGGAAAAATAGCCGGAAAAGATTTTGGAGTTGCAATGAACCCCGAGTTCCTTAGAGAAGGAAAAGCCGTCTACGACTTTATGCATCCTGATAAAATAGTTGTTGGAGCAATTGACAAGAAATCTGGAGATCTTGTCTCGGAACTTTACCGGACCTTTAAATGTGAGGTCACCCGCACGAGTCTATCAACAGCAGAAATGATTAAATATGCAAATAACTCCCTTCTGGCAACCAAAATATCCTTTGCTAATGAAATTGGTAATATTTGCAAAAGATTAAATGTTGATACCTACGAGGTTATGGAAGCTGTAGGTAAGGACTCCAGGATATCTCCAAAGTTTTTGAATTCTGGAGCAGGATTTGGAGGGTCCTGTTTTCCAAAAGATGTAAAAGCACTTATAGGTAAGGCAAAAGAAATAGGATATTCTCCAGATCTTCTAGAATCGGTAATTGCAGTAAACGAAAAACAGCCAATTCTTATGACTGAAATACTCCAGAAAAAAATAGGAAGCCTTACAGGCAAAAAGATTGCAGTCCTTGGGCTTGCATTTAAGAACGATACGGATGATATAAGGGAGTCCAGAGCTATCCCTGTCATTGCTGAACTTCTAAGATTAGGAGCAGAGGTTTCGGCATACGATCCAATGGCAACCGAGAATATGAAGCGAATCTTTCCAACAATTGAATACTCCGAGAAAGCTAAAGACGCTCTTAAAAGTGCTGATGCTTGCCTTGTAATGACAGAATGGGATGAGTTCAATAAACTTGACTCTGAATTTGAAGGCATGAAGGAAAAGATAGTAATTGATGGAAGACGGATAGTTAAAGCGAAAAATATAGATTGTGAGGGACTCTGCTGGTAA
- a CDS encoding disaggregatase related repeat-containing protein — MKIKNMRCCDQSQVISVLKRELGIFFLVSCLILANVPTALCRSPAPTVYVAGDGSGDFNCDGKDDHVQINQALKFVADNSGYTTVHLKGPFTYVIDDTLLIGSNTILEGDSNAVIKLVDHAGWVPMKPLIKQMSNSGNNNIVIRGFEVNVNHDGNTEFAKGDGYYNIMYFLYCKNVTVYNMYMHDGHGDGLRIKYGENVKFYNNTIYKLGHDGLFAIDCQNVEAWNNTITCRTNSGLRIWNSNHVKFHDNLIDSFYHWSAGGPGIQIEKSAGVMDDVEIYNNTIHNTYCPGIWLFNYDSSSATRDKAKNVYIHHNVFYDTGTNPSITWVGGIITGGFEDTVIENNVFDGIYHAAIANMYINSYSPTYVPAGDGFTTIVRNNIIVNTRIRTNSPSGTGYGIMNYLPQTHSFVLENNCLYNNSAGNYKNCKSTTDIYVDPLFADPKNHDYHLQSVSGRWNGKTWVKDKVSSPCIDAGYASSNYSNEPEDNGNRINIGRYGNTIYASLSGVSEVNHAPIMNPISAVTVKAGEKLSILVKASDKDGDSLTYSASGLPAGSSFDGNSGLFNWRPVNDQEGVYTISFKVSDGKLNDSEVAKISVILNLSGEIYNNRIREASPEDVFPDKTFLDVGGMSSVGRYRDLVWFNVSEYTNTTEISSATLSLFWYYPSSTRPNDTVIEVYRPVSWNSEYVSWNKKNANIAWNNAGGDWYDKNGVFRGSTPYATLTLKASSLPDNRYYELNVTDLVKEYVSGKYENTGFLLKARNENDNYVAFYSADCGNTSQVPKLNIKKRVTVNATITGAKDNRLRETSPEGVYSDTSFIDVGELSDVGKYRAVMSFNLSEYTSGTEVNSATLSLFWYYPSSTRPNDTVIEVYRPASWNPEYVSWNKKNANIAWNNAGGDWYDKNGVFRGSTPYATLTLKASSLPDNRYYELNVTDLVKEYVSGKYENTGFLLKARNENGNYIAFYSADCGNTSQVPKLSLVYK; from the coding sequence ATGAAAATCAAAAATATGCGCTGTTGTGATCAATCCCAGGTAATCTCGGTATTAAAACGAGAATTAGGGATATTTTTCCTGGTAAGTTGTCTTATTCTTGCAAACGTTCCTACTGCTTTATGCCGGAGTCCTGCACCAACTGTTTATGTAGCAGGAGACGGTAGTGGAGATTTTAACTGCGATGGAAAAGATGATCATGTACAGATAAACCAGGCCCTTAAGTTTGTGGCCGATAACTCCGGATATACCACTGTCCACCTTAAAGGTCCTTTTACATATGTTATTGATGATACTCTTCTCATCGGTAGCAATACTATTCTTGAAGGGGATTCAAATGCTGTTATCAAACTTGTTGATCATGCAGGCTGGGTTCCAATGAAACCTTTGATCAAGCAGATGAGCAATTCCGGGAATAATAATATTGTAATAAGGGGTTTTGAGGTTAATGTGAACCATGACGGTAACACCGAGTTTGCTAAGGGTGATGGATATTATAATATAATGTACTTTCTTTACTGCAAAAACGTAACCGTATACAATATGTATATGCACGATGGTCATGGAGACGGGCTGAGGATAAAGTATGGAGAAAATGTCAAGTTTTATAACAATACTATCTACAAGCTTGGACACGACGGTCTGTTCGCAATTGATTGTCAGAACGTTGAAGCCTGGAATAACACAATAACCTGCAGGACTAACAGCGGTCTTAGAATCTGGAACTCAAACCACGTAAAATTCCATGACAACTTAATTGATTCTTTCTACCACTGGAGTGCAGGCGGTCCAGGCATTCAGATCGAAAAGTCTGCAGGTGTTATGGACGATGTAGAGATTTACAATAACACTATCCATAATACTTATTGTCCTGGCATCTGGCTTTTTAACTATGATAGCTCTTCTGCTACTAGAGACAAGGCGAAAAATGTCTATATTCATCACAATGTTTTCTATGACACTGGCACTAATCCTAGCATTACCTGGGTAGGTGGCATAATAACAGGTGGATTCGAGGATACTGTCATTGAAAACAATGTTTTTGACGGAATATATCACGCTGCAATCGCCAACATGTATATCAATAGTTATTCTCCAACCTATGTACCAGCAGGTGATGGATTCACAACAATTGTCCGTAACAACATAATTGTAAATACCAGGATACGCACAAATTCTCCGAGTGGGACCGGATATGGAATTATGAATTATCTACCTCAAACACACTCTTTTGTGCTGGAGAATAACTGCCTTTACAATAACTCGGCAGGTAACTATAAAAACTGCAAATCGACAACTGATATCTATGTAGACCCTCTTTTTGCAGATCCGAAAAACCATGACTATCATCTTCAGTCGGTCTCAGGTCGCTGGAACGGGAAAACCTGGGTTAAGGACAAAGTTAGCTCTCCTTGTATTGATGCCGGATATGCATCTTCGAACTATTCTAATGAGCCTGAAGATAATGGAAACAGAATCAATATAGGAAGATATGGAAACACGATCTATGCATCTCTTTCTGGGGTTTCTGAGGTAAATCATGCTCCTATAATGAATCCTATTTCTGCGGTTACGGTAAAAGCTGGAGAGAAACTGAGTATTCTAGTAAAAGCTTCTGATAAGGATGGAGACAGCCTTACATACTCAGCTTCAGGCCTTCCTGCAGGTTCAAGTTTTGACGGAAATTCAGGGCTTTTTAATTGGAGGCCGGTAAATGATCAGGAAGGTGTTTACACGATATCTTTTAAAGTGAGTGATGGTAAGCTCAATGATTCTGAAGTTGCAAAAATAAGTGTCATTTTGAATCTCTCTGGTGAGATATACAATAACCGCATACGTGAAGCATCTCCTGAGGATGTCTTTCCGGATAAAACATTTCTTGATGTAGGAGGAATGAGCAGTGTTGGCAGATACAGAGACCTTGTATGGTTTAACGTAAGTGAATACACCAATACTACTGAAATCAGCAGTGCAACTCTTTCTCTTTTCTGGTATTATCCTTCCAGTACACGACCAAATGATACTGTTATCGAGGTTTACAGGCCTGTTTCCTGGAATTCTGAGTATGTGAGCTGGAATAAAAAGAATGCAAATATTGCATGGAATAATGCCGGAGGAGACTGGTACGATAAAAATGGTGTCTTCCGGGGCAGTACTCCATATGCTACATTAACCCTGAAAGCCAGTAGCTTGCCGGATAACAGGTACTACGAGCTCAATGTAACCGATCTCGTAAAAGAATATGTCAGTGGTAAGTACGAAAACACAGGTTTCCTTCTAAAAGCCCGCAATGAAAATGATAACTATGTCGCTTTCTACAGTGCTGACTGCGGAAATACAAGCCAGGTACCAAAGCTTAATATTAAGAAAAGGGTAACTGTAAATGCAACTATTACTGGTGCAAAAGACAACCGTCTGCGTGAAACCTCACCTGAAGGAGTCTATTCTGATACATCATTTATCGATGTGGGAGAACTAAGTGATGTTGGAAAGTATAGGGCTGTTATGTCATTTAACTTAAGTGAGTATACCAGTGGCACAGAGGTAAATAGTGCAACTCTTTCTCTTTTCTGGTATTATCCTTCCAGTACACGACCAAATGATACTGTTATCGAGGTTTACAGGCCTGCTTCCTGGAACCCTGAGTATGTGAGCTGGAATAAAAAGAATGCAAATATTGCATGGAATAATGCCGGAGGAGACTGGTACGATAAAAATGGTGTCTTCCGGGGCAGTACTCCATATGCTACATTAACCCTGAAAGCCAGTAGCTTGCCGGATAACAGGTACTACGAGCTCAATGTAACCGATCTCGTAAAAGAATATGTCAGTGGTAAGTACGAAAACACAGGTTTTCTTCTAAAAGCCCGCAACGAAAATGGTAACTATATCGCCTTCTATAGTGCTGACTGTGGAAACACTAGTCAGGTACCAAAACTGAGTTTAGTGTACAAGTAA
- a CDS encoding flippase, with protein MVSYQKFAKDVGFIGTVQVLTSLGTFFLLPIITKTLGTYDYGLWAQINTTVSLISPLALMGLSMGFVRFLSSETEIKIIREAVYSILFFVTIAGLFASFLLYMFAEPLATFGFKDPHATYFIQAGSLLILLSVIESISLFYFRIFRQIQTFSYLTLFETFGKLFFILFLLKMGYGLLGVIAATLLVQGSIFLISLLMIMSQIGFVIPRFTYIKEYLQFSLPLTPNSLIRWITESSDRYMVTYFLGLRSVGVYSAACSIGSLIQLFVSSLQLILLPELSKLFDENKTDEVRIYMSHSLRYFLLISIPAVFGLSALAKPLLGILTTDDFLSGWFVIPIIAFSGLLQESSRYLSIQCSLSRKQRLRPTSILLQQFRMY; from the coding sequence ATGGTGTCATATCAAAAGTTTGCAAAGGATGTTGGTTTTATCGGGACAGTTCAGGTACTTACAAGTCTGGGAACTTTCTTCTTACTTCCGATAATCACAAAAACCCTTGGAACATACGACTACGGACTCTGGGCTCAGATCAATACCACTGTATCTCTCATCTCCCCTCTTGCACTGATGGGTCTCTCTATGGGTTTTGTCAGGTTTTTATCCTCTGAAACAGAAATAAAAATAATAAGGGAAGCAGTATATTCCATTCTCTTTTTTGTAACTATAGCCGGTCTGTTTGCCTCATTTTTACTCTATATGTTTGCTGAGCCCCTTGCTACCTTCGGTTTTAAAGACCCCCATGCAACTTATTTTATTCAGGCAGGTTCCCTTTTAATCCTCCTGAGTGTAATTGAGTCAATATCTCTTTTTTATTTCAGGATTTTCAGACAGATTCAGACATTTTCTTACTTAACCCTTTTTGAAACATTTGGAAAATTATTTTTTATTCTCTTTCTTCTTAAAATGGGGTATGGGCTTCTTGGCGTAATTGCGGCTACTCTACTTGTACAGGGTTCCATTTTTTTAATTTCTCTTCTGATGATTATGTCACAAATTGGATTCGTAATCCCTCGGTTTACTTACATAAAAGAGTACTTGCAATTTTCTCTACCGCTAACTCCCAATTCACTTATTAGATGGATTACGGAATCTAGTGACAGATATATGGTTACTTATTTTCTCGGTCTTAGAAGCGTAGGCGTATATTCGGCAGCCTGTTCAATTGGCAGTCTTATACAGCTTTTTGTAAGCTCTCTTCAGCTCATTCTTCTCCCCGAGTTATCAAAACTATTCGATGAGAATAAAACAGACGAAGTAAGAATTTATATGTCCCATTCTCTAAGATATTTCCTTCTTATCTCAATTCCTGCAGTTTTCGGGCTCTCAGCTCTTGCGAAACCTTTGCTTGGGATCCTTACAACTGATGATTTTCTTTCAGGTTGGTTTGTAATTCCTATTATTGCTTTTTCCGGTCTTCTGCAGGAATCTTCCAGATATTTGTCAATACAATGCTCCTTATCAAGGAAACAAAGACTACGACCTACATCAATATTGTTGCAGCAGTTTCGAATGTATTGA